The sequence AATGTTTTTTTGTTAATAATATTCGATATCTTCTCCTTATCTACTAATTTTTGTAAAGTATCCAAATTCATAACAGAATATTTCTTTCTATGACTATTTTTAAATCCAAATTTAGGAATCCTCCTTTGTATAGGCATTTGACCCCCTTCAAATCCGAATTTTTTAGAATATCCAGAACGAGATTTAGCTCCTTTATGTCCTCTCCCACAAGTACCCCCTTTTCCAGAACCTTGTCCTCTACCCAATCTTAATTTTTTCTTTTTAGATCCTTTCTTTGGTTTCAAAAAATTTAACTTCATAAAAAAGTTATATTTTATCCATTATATACTTTTTCAATAGAAATTCCTCTTAGTCTAGAAATCATTCGTACATCCCTCATATCTCTAAGTGCTTTAATCGTCGCTTTAATCACATTATGGGGATTTGATGATCCCTTGGATTTTGATAATACATTTTTCAATCCAACAGCTTCTAAAACAGCCCTTAAAGCCCCTCCAGCAATAATTCCAGTCCCTTCAGAAGCAGGTTTAATAAGTACACGAGCCCCTCCATACTTAGCTTCTTGTTCGTGAGGAATAGTCCCTCTATATATGCATACCTTACATAAGTTTTTCTTTGCCTGTTCTCCAGCTTTATGAATAGCATCAGAAGCCTCTTTAGATTTTCCAAATCCATATCCTACCATTCCTTTCTCATTTCCTCTAATAACAATAGCACTAAAACTAAAATATCTTCTTCCTTTAGTTACTTTGCATACTCTGGTTACTCCTACTAATTTCTCTTTTAATTCCAATCCTGAATATTTTTAAAAATCCAAACCCATTTCTCTTATTCCCTCTACTAAGGACTTCACTCTACCATGATACAAATATCTCCCCTTATCAAAAACTACTTTTTGTATGTTCAACGTCTTTGCTCTTTGACCTAATAATTTTCCTACTTCATTGGATAATTCTTTTTTTGTTTTTGTACAATTCTTAAATATTTTCTCTCTTGAAGAAGAAGAAACTAAAGTTCTACCAGATAAATCGTCAATTATTTGTACATAAATAGCTTTATTACTCCTAAAAACAGAGATCCTTGGTCTTTTCGGTGTCCCAAATATTTTTTTTAATATTCTTCTTTTTTCCATTTTCCCCTATAGTTTTTAGGCCGATTTACCTTCTTTTCTACGCACTTTTTCTTTTACATATCTTATTCCTTTTCCTTTATAAGGTTCTGGTTTCCTAAACGAACGAATTTTTGCTGCTATCATACCTAAAAGTTGTTTATCATAAGATCTTAAAATAAGAATAGGATTTTTTCCTTTTTCCACTTTTGTTTCTATACAAATCTCTTTAGGAATTTCCATCATAATTTTATGAGAAAAACCTAAATTAAACTCCAATATATCTTCTTTATAATGAGAAACTCTATATCCAATACCTACCAATTCCAATTCTTTTTGAAATCCCTTTGAAACTCCTTTAACCATGTTATCAATTAAAACACGATACAACCCATGCAAAGATTTAGTTCTTTTATCTTCTCTAACTTTTCTTAAATAAAGTTTACTATCTTGGATAATTACTTTTATTTCATCAGAAATATCCTGACTTAAAATTCCCAATCTTCCCTTTATAATAACCTTATTGTCAATAAGGTTTACTTTAACCCCTTCAGGAATAAATATAGGATTTTTTCCAATTCTAGACATAATATTTAATAAACATAACACAATATTTCACCTCCTAATTTTTTCTTTCTTGCTTGTTTATCCGTTATAACACCATAAGAAGTAGAAATAATAGCAATTCCCAATCCATTCAATACACGAGGAAGATTTTTATATTTAGAGTATTTTCTTAATCCTGGCTTACTTATTCTGATTATTTGTTTAATTACAGATATATTTTTACAATATTTTAAAGCAATTTTAATTTTTTTTTTGTTTTCTAATTTATAATCCAAAATATAACCATTTTCTAATAAAACTTTAGAAATTTCTTTTTTTATCTTAGAAAATGGAACTTCTAAAAGTTTATGTTTGACGTAACATGCATTTCTTATTCTAGTTAAAAAATCAGCAATAGGATCAGTATTCATAATAGTTTTACTTTTTACCAACTAGCTTTTTTTACTCCAGGGATAAGTCCTTGAGCAACCATATTTCTAAAAACTATTCTAGATATACCAAATAAACGCATGTATCCTCTACATCTTCCAGTAATGGAACATCTATTTCGTAAACGAACTGGAGAAGCATCTCTAGGTAATTTTTGCAACAATTTATAATTTTTAGATTCTTTCAAAATTTTTCTTTTTCTTGCATATTTCAATACAATTTTTTCTCTTTTTTTTTGTCTTGCCTTTACAGATTCTTTAGCCATTTATTTATCATTTTTTTCAAAAGGTAATCCAAAATAAGATAAAAGAAATAGAGCTTCTATATTTTTTTTTGTAGAAGTCACAAATGTAATATTCATTCCCATATTTTTTTTTATTTGATCGATATCAATTTCTGGATAAATAACTTGTTCAGAAATACCCATATTGTAATTTCCCCATCCATCAAAATTAGTTCTTTTTACTCCATTAAAATCTCTTACTCTAGGTAATGCAATAGTAATAAGTCTTTCCAGAAATTCATACATTCTTGTTCTTCGTAAAGTTACTTTTACTCCTATAGGCATCCCTTTTCTTAATTTAAATCCAGATACATCATGTTTGGAATAACAAAAAATGGCTTTTTGTCCTGCAATAGAAGTGATTTCATTCATAGAATAATCTATAATTTTTTTATCATCCAAAACGGAAGAACCAACTCCTTGATGAACTACTATTTTTTTAAGTCTTGGAACTTCCATAACAGAAGTATATTTAAATTTTTTCATTAAACTCGGAACAATTTTCTCTTCATACAATCTACTTAATCTGGATCTCATTATTTTCTTTTTTTAAATTAGATATATGTATAGGAGCTTCTTTTTCCAGAATATCTCCTTTAGATCTATTTGTATTAGGTTTAACATGTTTTTTAACCATATTTATTCCACGTACAATAGCCTTCTCCTTTTTAGGAAAAACTTTGATAACAATTCCTTTATTTCCTTTATAATTTCCTGATAAAATAGAAACTACATCCCCTTTCTTTATCATAAAAAAAGTTTTTTATAAAACTTCTTGAGCTAAAGAAATAATTTTCATATATTCTTTATCCCTTAATTCTCTTGCTACTGGACCAAAAACTCTAGTCCCTATCATTTCTCCAGATGGATTAATAAGAACACAAGCATTATCATCAAAACTTATATATGAACCATCTTTTCTCCTTGTTTTTTTCTTTGTTCTTATTACTATAGCCTTGGTAATCTGACCCTTTTTAATCATACTTCCACCAGAAATAGCCGTTTTTATTGTAACAACTATAGTATCTCCTAATACAGCATATTTTTTTCCAGAACCACCTAAAACACGAATAATTAAAGCTTCTTTCGCTCCAGTATTATCTGAAACTTTACACCTGGATTCTTGTTGTAACATATTTACTATTTTTTTATAATCGACACCAATCTCCAACATTTATTTTTGCTAATAGGACGAGTCTCCATAATACTAACTATATCACCATTTTTAGATGTATTTCTTTCATCATGAACCATATATTTCTTTTTTTTCAATATACTTTTTCCATAATATTTATGTTTCATTTTTTTTATTTCAGAAACAATAATTGTTTTATTCATTTTATCACTGGTTACTATTCCTACTCTTTCTTTTCTTCTAGGAGCTCTTACACTACTACTACCAAAGTCCTTTTTTTTCTCTTCTTTTATCATTTATTACTTTTTAATTTATTTAATTCAGTTTTCAATTTAGCAATATATTTTCTTAAAAATCTGATCTCTACAGGATTTTTTTTTAAACCAAAAGCATGATCGAATTTCATTCTTCGATAATTTTCTTTTTGTATATTTATATGTGGTTCAATATCCTCTACAGAAAATATCTTTATTTTTGAATATTTTTTCATAATTTTTTTAAAAAATAAATTTTATTTTTATGGGAAGTTTTTGAGAAGCTAATCTTAACGCTTCTTTTGCTACTTTCATATCCACTCCATCTATTTCAAATAATATTCTTCCAGGTTTCACTACGGATACCCAAAATTCTACAGGCCCCTTTCCTTTTCCCATACGAACTTCCTGTGGTTTTTTTGTTGCTGGTTTATCCGGAAAAATATTTATCCACAATTTTCCCTCCCTTTTCATATATCTAGTCGCAGCAATACGAGCTGCTTCTAATTGTTTGGATGAAATCCAAGAAGCTTCCAACGCTTTTATCCCATATAAACCTCTTGAAAGAAAAGTTCCTTTTGCAGAATTCCCACGTATTCGTCCTTTTTGTTTTTTTTTATATTTTGTTTTTTTTGGTTGTAACATACAATTCAAGATTTCTTTTTTCTAAAAGAAGAATATTTTTTAAAACGTAATTTTCTTTGTTGGATGCTAAACAATGGATATAATTCTCTCTTTCCATATATTTCTCCTTTCATGATCCAAACTTTAATTCCTATACTCCCATATACAGTATGAGCTACATCCATATAATAATCAACATCTGCACGAAAAGTACCGAGAGAAATACGTCCTTCTTTATAAGATTCCCTTCTGGCCATTTCAGCTCCATTCAAACGTCCAGAAATTTGTATTTTTATTCCCTTAGCATTCATTCTAATAGCTGATAGTATAGCTAATCTTATTGCTTTTTTATAAGAAATTCTATTTTCCAATTGTCTAACCAAACCTTTAGCTACCAAAGGAGCATCTAATTCAGGACGTTTTACTTCCGATATATTAATTTGAACTTCTTTTTTAGTGAGTCTTTTTAATTCTTTTCTAACTGTATCCACTTCATCTCCTCCCTTTCCTATAACAAGAGCTGGACGTGAAGTTCTAATAGTTATAGTTATAAACTTTAAAGTTCTTTCTATAATAACACGAGATATTATTCCCTTAGGAAAACGTGCTTCTATATATTTTCTAACTTTAGAATCTTCCTGTATTCTGTCTTTATAATTATTACACCAACTTGATTGCCATCCAATAATGATTCCAAGACGATTAATGATTGGATTGGTTTTTTGCCCCATACATATAATTTAATTAATTTCCATTCCTTATTCCTAAAACAACTAGAACATTACTTGACCTCTTTCTAATCCTATGTCCTCTACCTTGAGGAACAGGACGTAATCTTTTTAAAGTTTTTCCTTGATTAACCATAATCTCCTTTATGTATAAGTATTTTTTAGAATCTTCCATATATTTTTGTCTGTAATTAGACAACAAAGAAAGAAGTAATTTTCTTAAATGAATAGTAATTTTATGCTTACTACTGTACTTCAATATATCCAATGATTTTAGAATACTTTTATTTCGAATAATATTAACGACTAATCTCATTTTTCTGGGAGAACTACGTATTCCATTTAAAGAAGCTGAAACAATAGTATCTTTAACAGCATCTTTTTTTATCATAATTTTAATTCTTTGTTTTTAATTTATTTTTTGATCCAGCATGTCCTCTAAAAGTACGAGTAGGCGCAAATTCTCCTAATTTATGTCCAATCATATTTTCTGTGATATAAACATTAATAAATTTTCTTCCATTATGAACTGCAAAAGTTTGTCCTACAAAATCTGGTAAAATAGTGGAAGGCCTTGACCAGGTCTTAATGATAGACTTTTTTTCCAATTTTATATTATTTAAAACCTTATTATATAACTTATGAGAAACAAATGGACCTTTCTTTAAAGATCTTGCCATAAATTAAAAATTTTATTTTTTCCTTCGTTGCAAAATATATCTATCTGAATATTTTTTTCTAGAACGTGTTCTAAATCCTTTAGAAGGGAAACCTTTTCTACTTCTAGGAATTCCACCAGAAGCTTTTCCTTCTCCTCCTCCCATTGGATGATCTACAGGATTCATAGCTACCCCTCTAGTTCTAGGTCTTCTTCCAAAATGACGATTTTTTCCAGCTTTTCCATATGTTTCTGACTGATGATCTGGATTGGAAACTATTCCTATGGTAGCCATACAATTAATCATTACCATTCTCATTTCTCCAGAAGGAAATTTTAAAGTGGCATATTTTCCATTTTTTGCAAATAATTGAGCATAAGCTCCTGCACTTCTTGCTATTTTAGCTCCTTGTCCAGGGATCAACTCTATACAAGAAATATTCGTTCCTAATGGAATTTCACTCAAAAAAGTAGAATCTCCTATATTAAAAGAAATTTTTTTTCCAGAAATAATTTCTTGTCCTATTTTAAATCCATTCATAGCTATGATATATCGTTTTTCTCCATCCTTATAATGTAAAAGAGCTATGAAAGAAGATCGGTTAGGATCATACTCTATAGATTTTATAATTGCAGGAATTCCAAATTTCCTTCTTTTAAAATCAATTATTCTATATTTCCTCTTATGACCACCTCCAAAATAACGCATAGTCATTCTCCCATAATTATTTCTCCCTCCAGATTTACATAATCCCTTTGTCAAAGATTTTTCCGGATAATTATTTGTAATTTGATCATAATTATTGACAATTCTAAAACGTTGACTAGATGTTATTGGTTTTAATTTTTTTATAGACATATAGACATTATCTTTTAAAATAATCAATTTTTTGATTATCTTTCAATTGAACAATTGCTTTCTTCAATCTATTGGTTTTTCCATATAAAAAGCCCTTCTTTGTATATTTAGATTTATCTTTCCTACAAGAAATCATTGTTCGAATACTCTTTACTGAAACCCCAAATATATCACTTATTTCTTTTTTTATCTGTTGTTTATTACTGTTGATACATACAGAAAAAACATAATAAGAATCCTTTTCTTTTATAGAATATTTTTCTGTAATAAAAGGTTTAATTAAAATCATATATAATCTAAATTAATTCATGAAAAGTTCACGAATTCTATTCACTGAACTTTCAGAAAAAATAATATATAAAAAATTCAACAAAGAGTAACAATCTAATTCTTCAACATTCAACAACTTAAATTTTTTTAAATTCCTAGATGATAAATATAAATTTTTATTTTTTATTCCAACTATCATCAATGATTTTTCATCTTTTAAATGTAAAATTCTAAGAAGATTAAAAATAAATTTTGTATTCGGCTTTTCCAATTGAATATCTTCTATCACTCTGACTTTATTTGTTTTTAATTTATATTCTATAATAGTTTTCCTAACCAAATTTCTTGTAGATTTATTTATCTTTTCAAAATAACGTCTAGGACGTGGTCCGAAAACTCTCCCTCCTCCTTTAAATATAGGATTTTTAATATTTCCTTTTCTAGATTCCCCAGTTCCCTTTTGCTTGTGTATTTTCCTAGTACTCCCAGATACCTCTCCTCTTTCCTTAGACTTATGTGTTCCTTGACGTTGTGCGGATAAATATCTCTTTATTTCTAAATAAATAGAATGATCATAAGATTTTTTAGAAAAAAAAGCATCATTGAACTCAACTTTTCGATTGGTCCAATTACCTTTTATATCTAAAATTTTTATTTCCATCTTTTTTTCTTAATCATTAAATATGAATTCTTATTTCCTGGAACTGATCCTTTCAATACCAAAATATTTTTATATTCATCTATTTTTAATATTTCTAAATTTTGAATAGTAATATTTTTTCCTCCCATCCTTCCAGCCATCTTTTTTCCCTTAAAAATACGTGAAGGATCAGATCCTGCCCCAATGGATCCAGGTGCTCTCAAACGATTGTGTTGACCATGACTAGTTTCTCCTACTCCTGAAAATCCATGTCTTTTTACTACACCTTGAAAACCTTTTCCCTTAGAAATACCTTTTACGTCTACTAATTCTCCTTCCATAAAAAAATTTACATTTATTTTATCTCCCAATTGAATAGAATCTTTTCCAAATAAACCTTTAAATTCTAATAATTTTTTCTTTGGAGAAATTCCTGCCTTGTTAAAATGACCTTGTAAGGATTTCGTAGTATGTTTTTTCTTTTTTTCATCCATTCCCAGTTGAATAGAATAATAACCGTCCTTTTTTACTGTTTTTATCTGCACAACATAACACGGTTCTATTCTTATAATAGAACATGGAATATTCTTTCCATCCTTAGAAAAAAAACTTGTCATTCCAAAATTTATTCCTATTAATCCTCCCATCTTTTTTCTTTAGACTTTAATTTCCGCTTCAACTCCACTTGGCAATTCTAATTTCATTAGAGCATCTACTGTTTTAGATGAGGCATTATGGATTTGCAAAAGTCTTTTATGAGTAGGAAGTAAAAATTGTTCTCTTGACTTCTTATTCACATGAGGAGAACGTAAAACTGTGAATATCTTCTTTTCAGTAGGTAATGGAACTGGTCCATTCAACACCACTCCTGTTGGTAAAACAGATTTTACAATTTTCTCAGCAGATTTATCCAATAAATTATAGTCATAAGACTTCAATTTTATTTTTATATCATGACCCATAGTATTATTGTTTTTTCACTTTTTTATTATCAATTTTATTAGAAGAATTTACTCCAATTATATTATCCATTATATTTTTTGGAACTGCATCATAATGAGAAAACTCCATAATAGAAGTTCCTCTTCCAGAAGAAAGTGTACGCAATATTGTTACATATCCAAACATTTCAGATAAAGGAACTAAAGCTTGAATTACTTTTATAGTATTCCGATTTTTCATATTTTGAATAATTCCTCTTCTACGATTTAAATCTCCTATCACATCTCCCATATTTTCTTCTGGGATCATTACCTCTAATTTCATAATTGGTTCTAATAAAATAGGATTAGCCTTCTTTGCCGCTTCTTTAAAACCAAGTTTTCCCGCTATTTCAAAAGATAGTTGATCAGAATCAACAGGATGATAAGATCCATCCAATATCGTAATTTTTGCACTATCTATTTCATATCCAGATAGAGGTCCGTTTTTCATCATGTCTTTACATCCTTTCTCTATGGATGGAATATATTCTTTAGGAACATTTCCACCTCTTATTTTATTGATAAATTCTAAACCTGGTTTTCCGATATTTCCTGGTTCTAATCTAAATAATACATCAGCATATTTACCTCTACCTCCTGTTTGTTTCTTATAAATTTCCCTATGTTCCACTAAATTTGTTAAAGCTTCTTTGTATTCCACTTGAGGTTTTCCTTGATTAACTTCTACTTGAAATTCCCTTTTCATTCTATCTAAAATAATTTCTAAATGCAATTCCCCCATTCCGGAAATAATAGTCTGTCCGGTATAATTATCCGTACGAACTTGAAAAGTAGGATCTTCCTCCATTAATTTAGATAAAGCTAAACTCATTTTATCTATATCTGATTTCAACTTAGGCTCAATAGCTAGACCAATTACCGGATCAGGAAAAGATATATTTTCTAAAAGAATAGGAAATTTTTCATCACACAAAGTGTCTCCTGTTTTAATATCCTTAAACCCTACTACTGCTGCAATATCTCCAGCCCCTATTCTACAAATAGGATTCTGTTTATTAGCATGCATTTGATATATTCTAGAAATACGTTCCTTATTTCCAGATCTAGTATTTAAACTATATGATCCTGAATCAATTTTTCCAGAATATACTCTAAAAAAAGCTAAACGTCCTACAAAAGGATCACTAGCTATTTTAAATGCTAATGCAGAAAATGGTTCCTTTTCACTAGGCTTTCTTCTTTCTATTTTTTGATTAATAGGATTAATCCCTACAATATCTTTAACCTCAAGAGGAGATGGTAAATAACGACATACTGCATCTAACATAGCTTGAACTCCTTTATTTTTAAAAGAAGAACCACATAATACAGGAATCAATTTCATTTCTATCGTATTCCTATGCAAAGAATTTATAATTTCTTCTTCAGAAATAGAAGAATTATCATACAAAAATTTTTCCATAATCTTGTCATCATATTCCGATAAAGATTCTATAATCTTTTCCTGATATTCTTTCACTATCTTTTTCATTTCATATGGAATAGGAATTTCCTGATAAGTCACTCCATAATTCCTATCATCCCACACAATAGCTTTATTGGATATTAAATCCACAACTCCTATAAAATTATCTCCATTTCCTATAGGAATTTGTAATGGAATAGAATTAGCTCCTAACATTTTTTTCATTTGCAAACAAACATCAAAAAAGTCAGCTCCTTGACGATCCATTTTATTGACAAAAGCTATTCTAGGTACATTATATTTATCTGCTTGTCTCCATACTGTTTCTGATTGAGGCTCTACTCCATCTACAGCACTAAATAAAACTACCATCCCATCTAATACTCTTAACGATCGTTCTACTTCTACAGTAAAATCCACATGACCAGGAGTATCTATAATATTTATTTGATATTTTATATTGTTATAATTCCATTCACAACATGTAGCTGCAGAAGTTATAGTTATTCCACGTTCTTGTTCTTGCAACATCCAGTCCATTGTAGCTGCTCCATCATGTACCTCTCCCATTTTATGATTAATTCCTGTATAAAATAAAATTCTTTCTGTAGTTGTAGTTTTCCCTGCATCAATATGTGCTGCTATCCCTATGTTTCTCATAAACCTTAAATCTCTTTCCATATTTTTTTTTCTAAAATCTAAAATGGGAAAATGCTTTATTCGCTTCAGCCATTTTATGAATATTTTCTTTTCTTTTAACTGCTTCTCCTTGTTCTTTAAAAGCATCAAATATTTCAAAAGCTAATTTATTCGACATACTCTTCTCATTTCTAATAGCCGCACAAGATATCAGTAATTTCATTCCTTTTGTTATTTTACTATCGGGAGAAATAATAATAGGAACTTGAATATTAGAACCTCCCATACGACGACTTATCACTTCTACATGAGGCATTACATTTTTTAATCCTACTTTCCATATTTCTAATGCGGATTTTTCCTCTTTTTCCTTGATCTGTTCTATTTTTTTCATAGCATCATAAAATATTTTATATGCTAAATTTTTTTTTCCATTTTTCATTAAATGATTGACAAAACGAGTAACTAAAGAATCATTAAATTTTGGATCAGGAAAATATATCTTTTTTTTCTTCCTTTTTTTTCTCATAACTCTTTTTTTGTTTGTTTTGTTTGAGAATTCTTAGAAATCTTAGATCCATATTTACTTCTACTCTTTTTTCTTCCATTTACTCCAGCCGTATCACGAGCTCCACGTACTATCTTATATTTTACACCTGGTAAATCCTTCACTCTTCCTCCTTTTACTAATACAATAGAATGTTCTTGAAGATTATGCCCTTCTCCAGTTATATAACTGATTACTTCTTTTCCATTAGTGAAACGTACACGGGCTACTTTTCGCATAGCAGAATTTGGTTTCTTCGGAGTAGTAGTATATACTCTCGTACAAACTCCTCTTCGTTGTGGACAAAATCCTAATGCAATAGACTTTCTTTTTTTAGAAACAGAGCTCCTCCCCTTTCTAATTAGTTGTTGTATAGTAGGCATATTTCATTTTTAACGAAAATTTTTCACAACAAATTACAACTAAAATAAGATTAAAAAAAATCAATATTAATTTTTTCATTTTGAAAAGGTTTTTCTTCCAAAGAATGAATATTAAGTTTATCGTAAATATAACGGAAAGTGGAAAGTAAACAAGGAAATCCATTCACAATAGCTACATTGTGCTCAAAATGAGCGGAAAGATCTCTATCTGAAGTTGTAATAGTCCAACCATCTTTGTGAAAATCTACCTCAGATTTTCCTTTATTTACCATAGGTTCTATAGAAAGAACAAAACCTTCTTCTAATTTTATTCCTTTTCCTTTCTCTCCAAAATTAGGAATTTGAGGATCTTCATGCATTTTTTTTCCCAATCCATGACCAACAAGATCTTTTACCACACTATATCCATAATTTTCAATACAGGATTGAATAGAGTAACCTATATCCCCAATAAAATTTCCCTTTTTACATTTGGATAAACCTGCATAAAGAGATTTCTTTGAACAATTAAGAAATCTTTTAACAGTATTCGAAACTATCCCTACTTCGAAAGTATAAGCATGTTCTCCATAAAATCCATTCATATAAACCCCACAATCTATAGACAAAATATCTCCTTCACACAAAGGATTTTGATTAGGGATTCCATGTACCACTTGATAATTTGGAGAAACACATAGAGTATTTGGAAAATCATACAAACCTAAAAAAGCAGGAACACCACCATGATCCCGAATGAAATTCTCAGCAAGATGATCTAAATAAAGAGTATTTATTCCAGGTTTTACTTCTCCAGCTAACATTCCTAATGTTCTTGATGCTAAACAAGCACTTTTCTTTATAAGAATTATTTCCTCAATCGTTTTAACCATTTTTTATTTTTTTTATTATAGAAAAACCACTCATTTCATTAGGTTTAGGTAACTTCATCAATTGAAGAATTGTAGGAGCTACATCCGATAGAGTTGCTTCTTTTCTTAAAAAAATATTTCTCCTATTTTTAAATCTTGGACTCAAAAGAATAAAAGGAACTAAAGAATTGGAATGAGAAGTATTTGGAGTTCCATCTGTATTAATCATACAATCCGCATTTCCATGATCCCCAACTATAACAACTGTATACAAATTTTTCATAGCTTCTATAACACAAATATTGGTGCAATGATCAACAAATTCACAGGCTTTTATAGTTTCTTTCATTTTCCCAGTATGACCAACCATATCTGGATTAGCGAAATTTAAACAAACAAAATCCACTTCTTTTCTTCTTAATTCAGGAACAATTTTATTCACAATCTTTCTTGCACTCATTTCAGGTTGTAAATCATAAGTAGATACCTTAGGAGATTCACATAGAATTCTAGTTTCTCCATTAAAATTAGACTCACGTCCTCCTGAAAAGAAAAAAGTAACATGTGGATACTTTTCTGTTTCTGCTATGCGAATTTGTTTTT comes from Blattabacterium sp. (Mastotermes darwiniensis) str. MADAR and encodes:
- the rpsC gene encoding 30S ribosomal protein S3; this translates as MGQKTNPIINRLGIIIGWQSSWCNNYKDRIQEDSKVRKYIEARFPKGIISRVIIERTLKFITITIRTSRPALVIGKGGDEVDTVRKELKRLTKKEVQINISEVKRPELDAPLVAKGLVRQLENRISYKKAIRLAILSAIRMNAKGIKIQISGRLNGAEMARRESYKEGRISLGTFRADVDYYMDVAHTVYGSIGIKVWIMKGEIYGKRELYPLFSIQQRKLRFKKYSSFRKKKS
- the rplE gene encoding 50S ribosomal protein L5, which codes for MRSRLSRLYEEKIVPSLMKKFKYTSVMEVPRLKKIVVHQGVGSSVLDDKKIIDYSMNEITSIAGQKAIFCYSKHDVSGFKLRKGMPIGVKVTLRRTRMYEFLERLITIALPRVRDFNGVKRTNFDGWGNYNMGISEQVIYPEIDIDQIKKNMGMNITFVTSTKKNIEALFLLSYFGLPFEKNDK
- the rplX gene encoding 50S ribosomal protein L24, with the protein product MIKKGDVVSILSGNYKGNKGIVIKVFPKKEKAIVRGINMVKKHVKPNTNRSKGDILEKEAPIHISNLKKENNEIQIK
- the rplF gene encoding 50S ribosomal protein L6 — translated: MSRIGKNPIFIPEGVKVNLIDNKVIIKGRLGILSQDISDEIKVIIQDSKLYLRKVREDKRTKSLHGLYRVLIDNMVKGVSKGFQKELELVGIGYRVSHYKEDILEFNLGFSHKIMMEIPKEICIETKVEKGKNPILILRSYDKQLLGMIAAKIRSFRKPEPYKGKGIRYVKEKVRRKEGKSA
- a CDS encoding 50S ribosomal protein L22, giving the protein MIKKDAVKDTIVSASLNGIRSSPRKMRLVVNIIRNKSILKSLDILKYSSKHKITIHLRKLLLSLLSNYRQKYMEDSKKYLYIKEIMVNQGKTLKRLRPVPQGRGHRIRKRSSNVLVVLGIRNGN
- the rplR gene encoding 50S ribosomal protein L18, with translation MEKRRILKKIFGTPKRPRISVFRSNKAIYVQIIDDLSGRTLVSSSSREKIFKNCTKTKKELSNEVGKLLGQRAKTLNIQKVVFDKGRYLYHGRVKSLVEGIREMGLDF
- the rpsS gene encoding 30S ribosomal protein S19, giving the protein MARSLKKGPFVSHKLYNKVLNNIKLEKKSIIKTWSRPSTILPDFVGQTFAVHNGRKFINVYITENMIGHKLGEFAPTRTFRGHAGSKNKLKTKN
- the rplN gene encoding 50S ribosomal protein L14, translating into MLQQESRCKVSDNTGAKEALIIRVLGGSGKKYAVLGDTIVVTIKTAISGGSMIKKGQITKAIVIRTKKKTRRKDGSYISFDDNACVLINPSGEMIGTRVFGPVARELRDKEYMKIISLAQEVL
- the rplO gene encoding 50S ribosomal protein L15; its protein translation is MKLNFLKPKKGSKKKKLRLGRGQGSGKGGTCGRGHKGAKSRSGYSKKFGFEGGQMPIQRRIPKFGFKNSHRKKYSVMNLDTLQKLVDKEKISNIINKKTFLDNHLVKKYDSIKILAGKEILRHSLIITASKFSKKAMNCIKQAGGKALFIKENE
- the rpsE gene encoding 30S ribosomal protein S5, with product MELKEKLVGVTRVCKVTKGRRYFSFSAIVIRGNEKGMVGYGFGKSKEASDAIHKAGEQAKKNLCKVCIYRGTIPHEQEAKYGGARVLIKPASEGTGIIAGGALRAVLEAVGLKNVLSKSKGSSNPHNVIKATIKALRDMRDVRMISRLRGISIEKVYNG
- the rpsQ gene encoding 30S ribosomal protein S17 codes for the protein MIKEEKKKDFGSSSVRAPRRKERVGIVTSDKMNKTIIVSEIKKMKHKYYGKSILKKKKYMVHDERNTSKNGDIVSIMETRPISKNKCWRLVSIIKK
- the rplP gene encoding 50S ribosomal protein L16; translated protein: MLQPKKTKYKKKQKGRIRGNSAKGTFLSRGLYGIKALEASWISSKQLEAARIAATRYMKREGKLWINIFPDKPATKKPQEVRMGKGKGPVEFWVSVVKPGRILFEIDGVDMKVAKEALRLASQKLPIKIKFIF
- the rpsH gene encoding 30S ribosomal protein S8, yielding MNTDPIADFLTRIRNACYVKHKLLEVPFSKIKKEISKVLLENGYILDYKLENKKKIKIALKYCKNISVIKQIIRISKPGLRKYSKYKNLPRVLNGLGIAIISTSYGVITDKQARKKKLGGEILCYVY
- the rpsN gene encoding 30S ribosomal protein S14, with translation MAKESVKARQKKREKIVLKYARKRKILKESKNYKLLQKLPRDASPVRLRNRCSITGRCRGYMRLFGISRIVFRNMVAQGLIPGVKKASW
- the rpmC gene encoding 50S ribosomal protein L29, coding for MKKYSKIKIFSVEDIEPHINIQKENYRRMKFDHAFGLKKNPVEIRFLRKYIAKLKTELNKLKSNK